Sequence from the Paenibacillus riograndensis SBR5 genome:
ATAGCTCACTGGTCGAGTGACTCTGCGCCGAAAATGTAACGGGGCTAAACACACCACCGAAGCTATGGCTTGATGCTTTGCATCAGGGGTAGGGGAGCGTTGTGTAAGGGTTGAAGGTTGACCGGAAGGACAGCTGGACATTACACAAGTGAGAATGCCGGTATGAGTAACGAAAAGATCAGTGAGAATCTGATCCGCCGAAAGCCCAAGGTTTCCTGAGGAAGGCTCGTCCGCTCAGGGTAAGTCGGGACCTAAGGCGAGGCCGACAGGCGTAGTCGAAGGACAACAGTTTGAAATTACTGTACCACCGTAATCCGCTACGAGCGATGGGGTGACGCAGGAGGGTAGTGACGCGGACTGATGGATGTCCGTCCAAGCAGTGAGGCTGGTGTGTAGGCAAATCCGCACACCGTAAGGCTGGGCTGTGATGGGGAGCGAAAATTACAGTAGCGAAGGTCATGATCTCACACTGCCAAGAAAAGCCTCTAGCCAGGAGAAGGTGCCCGTACCGCAAACCGACACAGGTAGGCGAGAAGAGAATTCTAAGGCGCGCGGAAGAACTCTCGTTAAGGAACTCGGCAAAATGACCCCGTAACTTCGGGAGAAGGGGTGCCTCGGTAGGGTGAATAGCCCGAGGGGGCCGCAGTGAAAAGGCCCAAGCGACTGTTTAGCAAAAACACAGGTCTGTGCGAAGCCGCAAGGCGAAGTATACGGGCTGACGCCTGCCCGGTGCTGGAAGGTTAAGGGGAGCGGTTAGGAGGCAACTCCGAAGCTGTGAACCGAAGCCCCAGTAAACGGCGGCCGTAACTATAACGGTCCTAAGGTAGCGAAATTCCTTGTCAGGTAAATTCTGACCCGCACGAATGGCGTAACGACTTGGGCGCTGTCTCAACGAGAGATCCGGTGAAATTTTAATACCTGTGAAGATGCAGGTTACCCGCGACAAGACGGAAAGACCCCATGGAGCTTTACTGCAGCTTGATATTGAATTTGGGTACGATCTGTACAGGATAGGTGGGAGCCGTAGAAGCCGGAGCGCAAGCTTCGGTGGAGGCGCCGTTGGGATACCACCCTGATCGTATCTAGGTTCTAACCTGGTACCCTAAACGGGTACGGGGACCGTGTCAGGCGGGCAGTTTGACTGGGGCGGTCGCCTCCTAAAGAGTAACGGAGGCGTTCAAAGGTTCCCTCAGAATGGTTGGAAATCATTCGAAGAGTGCAAAGGCAGAAGGGAGCTTGACTGCGAGACCAACAAGTCGAGCAGGGACGAAAGTCGGACTTAGTGATCCGGTGGTACCGCATGGAAGGGCCATCGCTCAACGGATAAAAGCTACCCTGGGGATAACAGGCTTATCTCCCCCAAGAGTCCACATCGACGGGGAGGTTTGGCACCTCGATGTCGGCTCATCGCATCCTGGGGCTGAAGTAGGTCCCAAGGGTTGGGCTGTTCGCCCATTAAAGCGGTACGCGAGCTGGGTTCAGAACGTCGTGAGACAGTTCGGTCCCTATCTGTCGTGGGCGTAGGAAATTTGAGAGGAGCTGTCCTTAGTACGAGAGGACCGGGATGGACGTACCGCTGGTGCACCAGTTGTTCCGCCAGGAGCATGGCTGGGTAGCTACGTACGGACGGGATAAGCGCTGAAAGCATCTAAGCGTGAAGCCCCCCTCAAGATGAGATTTCCCAGCATGTAAGACCCCTTGAAGACGACGAGGTAGATAGGTTGGAGGTGGAAGCACGGCAACGTGTGGAGCTGACCAATACTAATCGGTCGAGGGCTTATCCAAATAACTAAAATGCAGTTTTCGTTTCGGATTCAGTTTTCAGGCAATCAAATTCCTGAAGCATTTGCACCGCAAGTGCCCGTTTGGTGGCGATAGCGGAGGGGTTCCACGCGTACCCATCCCGAACACGACCGTTAAGCCCTCCAGCGCCGATGGTACTTGGACCGAAGGGTCCTGGGAGAGTAGGACGCCGCCAAGCACATGAAGCCATTGTTGAGTAATCGACAGTGGCTTTTTTTGTGTATTGTATAAGAAAATAGGGTTTCCCTTTACTGTGGATATCTTTGAAGCTTCAGAGGATATAAGCAATGCAGGAGAATTGGGCTTGATCCGCGGACTGAAGCAGACTGAGGAGCCCTTATTTTGTAAAAAACCCTGTTTTTTCAGCAGTTACAGACTGAGGAGCCGTTATATCGTTCGATGGAGTCTGGAATAAAAGGGAAAAGGGACAAATAAAGGCATCTGAGTCCGTTAACCTGCGGAATAGACGAATCTTCTATCAATAACGGCATTCCTGTCCGCAACGGCTGCGGATCGATCGTGAAGGAATAGGGCGACACGTCTTCAGTATGCCCCCGTTGATTTTGGAGTGGCGGGGAAATCCCTGCGGCCGTAACCCCCGTGCTGCTATTCATCCGCTAGGGTGATTTTGTTTGTTACAGAGTGCAATTGATGGAGCTTTTCGACTGATTTAGGGGTTAATCTGCTGCAGAGAATGCAATAGAATATGAGTTCTGACCTAATGAGAAAGAGATTTGCATCGGGATCGTATCGGACTATATCTGGTTTGTGAACTGTCCACTCCAAACGGACTTTCGTCCAAGAATTCGCTTACTCGGCAACTGTTTCCGGAATAACCTCCTCCCTGATGTAATATTCTTGACAGGCCAAAAACCCTTTGCTAAGATGGCAATAATATATTTTTGGACAAGCATCTCAAACCTTATCTGAAGATACGAAAACGTGCAGCTTACAAGTCTTTCCCGGTGTCTGCCGGGTATGGACTTTAACTCTGGTTTCTTCATTTATAATGTTTGCAGGCGTTTAGAATAAATACAATTTTGAGGAGGAATGACCCAGGTGTGGGAAGATAAGTTTGGCAAAGAAGGATTAACTTTTGATGATGTGCTGCTGGTGCCGCGTAAATCCGAGGTGCTGCCGAAGGAAGTGGATTTGTCTACGGTACTGAGCAAGAATGTGAAGCTGAACATTCCTTTGATGAGCGCGGGTATGGATACGGTCACTGAAGCAGCCATGGCAATCGCCATTGCACGTGAGGGCGGCATCGGTATTATTCATAAGAATATGTCCGTGGAGCAGCAGGCGGAAGAGGTAGACCGTGTGAAGCGCTCCGAGAGTGGCGTTATCACGAATCCTTTTTCGCTTACTCCAGACCACTGGGTATCCGACGCTGAAGTCCTGATGGGTAAATACCGTATTTCCGGTGTGCCTATCGTAGATGAAGGCAACAAACTGGTTGGTATTTTGACCAACAGAGATTTGCGCTTTATCCATGACTTCAATATTCAGATCAAAGAAGTCATGACGCATGAGAACCTGGTAACAGCTGCTGTGGGCACTACGCTCCAGGAAGCTGAAGTCATCCTGCAGCGCCATAAGATTGAGAAACTGCCCCTGGTGGATGAGAACAACATTCTTAAGGGTCTGATTACTATAAAAGATATCGAGAAGGCCATCCAATTCCCGAATGGTGCTAAGGATGCGCAGGGCCGGCTGCTCGTAGGCGCAGCAATTGGAATATCCAAGGATACGTTCGAACGGACAGAAGCTTTGATAAAAGCCGGGGTCGACCTTATTACTGTAGACTCTGCACATGGCCATCATATCAATATCATTGATGCCGTCCGCAAGTTGCGCGAGCTGTATCCGGATCTTACCATTGTAGCTGGCAATGTAGCCACCGGGGAAGCTACCCGTGAACTGATTGAAGCCGGAGCTTCGGTGGTCAAGGTTGGGATTGGACCTGGATCGATCTGTACAACTCGCGTAATCGCCGGTATTGGCGTACCTCAAATTACAGCCATTTATGATTGTGCAACGGTAGCCCGTGAATACGGTATTCCTATTATCGCAGACGGCGGAATCAAATACTCCGGAGAGATTACCAAGGCTATTGCTGCAGGAGCATCTGCTGTCATGATGGGCAGTTTGTTCGCGGGTACGGAAGAAAGCCCTGGGGAATCCGAAATTTATCAGGGACGTAAATTCAAAGTCTATCGTGGCATGGGCAGTATGAGCGCCATGAAGCAAGGCAGTAAAGACCGTTATTTCCAGGATGATGATAAGAAGCTGGTTCCTGAAGGTATTGAAGGCCGTGTAGCTTTTAAAGGATCGCTTTCGGATACGGTTCATCAGCTTCTAGGCGGACTTCGTTCAGGTATGGGGTATTGCGGAACCAAGACACTGACGGAGCTTCGCAACGACACTTCCTTTATCCGGATTACCGGAGCCGGTCTGCGCGAGAGTCACCCGCATGACGTACAAATTACTAAGGAAGCTCCTAACTACTCCCTATAGTACAAGTTAAGCGACATTTTGAGGGCAGGCAGGACGAATTTCGTCCTGTCTGTCTTTTTTTGCAGATACCCCTGTGTTAGAATAGAACAAGCAACGATATGAGGTCAAAAGGAGAGTAAATCATTGAAGTACAAGCATAAATTCAGCGGTAAGCAATTTGTAATGAAGACAGCGACAGTAGGTCTGCTTTTAAATATCCTCGCTTCTCCCGTAAATTCCGCGCTGGCTGATGCGGTGAAGACACCGGCAACCACAGAATCAGGCACAGCAGCTACCAATAAAACAAAGGCCAAAGCAACTGCAGCCAAGATTCCTTCGGTAGAGTCGTTGGGATTGAAACTGAGATCTGCCGTTCTGCTGGAGCCTACCACCGGTGAGGTGCTCTTGTCGCTAAATGCAGATGTGCCCCTGCCACCGGCAAGCATGACCAAAATGATGACCGAGTACCTCGTCACCGAAGCCGTTAACAAAGGCCAGTTATCATGGGATCAGAAAGTCGTGGTACAGGAGAATGCGTCCAAGCAGATTGGTTCGCGTATTTTTCTGGCACAAGGTGACGAACACACAGTCAAAGAGCTATACATAGCCATGGCGGTAGGCTCTGCAAATGATGCTACGGTAGCTTTGGCAGAAGAGGTTGCCGGATCTGAGCAGGAGTTCGTTGCTATGATGAACGAAACTGCTCAGAAGATGGGAATGAAGACGGCCTATTTCATCAATTCCACCGGCTTGAACCGGGCGGATATGCCTGCAAAGTTCCAGCCTGACACAGATCGTGAAACGGTAATGTCCGCTATGGATGCGGCCATTCTCGCCAAACATATTGTCACCGACCATCCGGATTTCACAGATTTTACGACCATTCAGTCCTACAAATTCCGTGATCGCGATAAAGCGCCGATGATTAACTATAACTGGATGCTGGAAGCGAACAAGAATGTTACCAACTTCAAAGCTTACGCTTATCCGGGGCTTGATGGTTTGAAGACTGGACATACTAATGACGCTGGCAACTGCTTCACCGGTACTGCTGTACGGGATGGCATGCGGCTGATTAGTGTTGTAATGGGGGCAGATTCGGAGCCGCACCGGTTCACGGAAACGAAGAAGGTGCTTGATTTTGGCTTCAATAATTTTGAGGTTAAGCAGGTTGTAGCGCCTAAGGCTGTCATTGCAGGCAACGAAACCGTTCCTGTGTTAAAAGGCAAAAACAAAACTGTCCCTGTTGTGACGGATGCCGGCGTTACTTTTATCGTGCCTAAGGGTACTGCATCCCCACAGATCAAAACCGCTGTGGTCATCAATGATCCGGCAACGTTGGTTGCACCGATTGCCGGAGCCAGCAAGGTGGGCAAAGTGACTTACTCCTACCAGGTAGAAGGTATTACTCAAGTTCAAGAGAAGACCGTTAACCTGATTACAGCTGAAGAAGCGGAGAAGGCAGGCTGGTTCAAGCTGCTGATGAGAGCAATTGGAGAGTTTTTTGGCGATCTGTTTAAAGGAATTAAGAACTTGTTCTAACGGCTGAAACATACCGTTACAGGAGGAATTCCGAGTAAATAGATTGTATATATAGCTGTCTTGCGGTAAAATGATATGTTAAATTAAGTAGTTTATTCGGGAGGCTTGGTCATGGAAACAGGAACATCGCGAGTAAAAAGAGGCATGGCAGAAATGCAAAAAGGCGGCGTCATTATGGACGTCATGAATGCAGAACAGGCAAAAATTGCTGAGGCTGCGGGAGCAGTAGCCGTTATGGCTCTGGAACGCGTCCCTTCTGATATTCGTGCAGCAGGCGGAGTGGCCCGGATGGCCGACCCTACCATTGTGGAAGAGGTTATCAAGGTAGTAAGCATCCCCGTGATGGCCAAAGCCCGTATCGGACATTATGTAGAAGCGAAGGTTCTGGAATCCCTCGGTGTGGATTATTTGGATGAGAGTGAAGTGCTGACTCCCGCTGATGAAGTGTTCCATATTAACAAGCGTGAATTTACTGTTCCGTTTGTATGTGGAGCCAAAGATCTGGGCGAAGCTCTACGCCGCATTAATGAAGGTGCATCCATGATCCGTACCAAAGGCGAGCCAGGAACCGGCAACATTGTTGAGGCTGTACGTCATATGCGCTATATTAACAGCCAGATCCGTAAAGTAACCAATCTTTCATTGGACGAGCTCTATAATGAAGCCAAGACTCTCGGTGTTCCCTACGATTTGCTTCTTGAAGTTCATGAATTGGGAAAACTGCCGGTAGTTAACTTTGCTGCAGGCGGTGTGGCAACTCCGGCTGATGCTGCTTTGATGATGCATCTGGGAGCGGATGGTGTTTTTGTGGGCTCCGGTATTTTCAAATCCGATAATCCTGAGAAGTTTGCCCGTGCAATCGTTGAGGCTACTACTCACTTCACGGACTATAAATTGATTGCTGAAGTATCCAAGAACCTCGGTACCCCGATGAAGGGGATCGATATTGCCTCATTGTCGCCGGCAGAACGCATGTCGGAGCGCGGCCGTTAATGTAGAGAGAAGGTTGTTCCGATGAAGATAGGGGTGCTGGCGCTTCAAGGCGCAGTAACAGAGCATATTGTTAGTATAGAAAAGACCGGGGCGCAAGGCCTGCCCATTAAACGCGCAGAGCAGCTGGAAGAGATCGAGGGATTGATCATTCCGGGCGGTGAGAGCACGACGATTGGCAAGCTCATGCGCAAATATGGCTTTATTGAGGCGATTCGTGATTTTGCCGGCCGGGGTAAGCCTGTTTTTGGAACATGCGCCGGAATGATCGTACTGGCTAAGCGTATTGATGGCGGCGAGCCCGCACATTTAGAGCTGATGGACATTACAGTTGCCCGGAATGCCTTTGGACGCCAGCGCGAAAGTTTTGAATGTGATCTGGATGTCAAAGGGATCGACGAGCCGGTACGTGCTGTCTTTATTCGTGCGCCGCTCATTACAGAGGTTGGACCGGATGTGGATGTACTCACGGTCTATAAGGATGAGATTGTGACTGCCCGACAGGGGAATTTGCTTGTATCCTCTTTTCATCCGGAGTTGACAGATGATTATAGGCTGCACCAATACTTTGCTGACATGGTAGAGCATAGCGCAGCAGCCAATCAATAGAACTGCATATAAGAACATTCCGACTCTTTCAAGGCTGTGAACAGCATATTGAAAGGGTTTGGGCTGTTTTCAGGAGGGAAACTTTGTGCTGGATGTAAAGATATTGCGCAGTGATTATGCCAGAGTAGAAGAAGCATTGAATAAGAGAGGTAAATCGCTTGAATTGATTGCCGGATTTCCCCAGCTGGATCTGCGCCGCCGTGAGCTGCTGCAGGAAACGGAGGGGCTGAAGAACCGCCGTAATACTGTATCTGGTGAAGTGGCGAAAAAGAAGAAGAACGGTGAGCCTGCGGATGATCTAATTGCTGAGATGCGCACCGTATCTGACCGGATTAAAGAGCTGGACGATGAAGTAAGAGAGCTGGAGACCCGTATTGAGGAATTAACCATGAACATTCCTAATATCCCTCATGAATCGGTGCCCGTAGGCAAGTCCGAGGAAGAGAATGTGGAAATCCGCCGGTGGTCGCAGCCGCGTGAGTTTGGATTTACACCGAAGTCGCATTGGGAGCTGGCACAGCAGCTGGATATCATTGACTTTGAAGCCGCTGCCAAGGTCACAGGCTCTCGTTTTGCTTTTTACAAGGGGCTTGGAGCGCGTCTGGAACGTGCACTGATCAACTTCATGATGGATCTTCACAGCGGGGAACATAATTATGAGGAGATGCTGCCGCCTTATATTGTTAATAAGGACAGCCTATACGGTACCGGCCAGCTTCCTAAGTTCGAGGAGGATCTCTTCAAGCTGCGGGATACCGAATATTATCTGATACCTACTGCTGAGGTTCCAGTGACGAATTACTACCGGGAGGAAATTCTGACGGCTGCAGATTTGCCGAAGTATCATGTGGCCTACAGCTCTTGTTTCCGTTCTGAAGCAGGCTCGGCCGGCCGGGATACACGCGGGCTGATCCGCCAGCATCAGTTCAACAAGGTGGAACTGGTGAAGCTCACCACACCAGAAACCTCATATGAGGAACTGGAGAAGATGACGGCGGACGCTGAACGTGTGCTGCAGCTCCTGGAACTGCCATATCGCGTACTGGGCCTCTGTACGGGCGATATGGGCTTCACTTCTGCTAAGACGTACGATCTTGAGGTGTGGCTGCCAGAGAGCGGTATGTACCGTGAAATCTCCTCCTGCTCGAATACAGAGGACTTCCAGGCCAGACGGGCTAACATCCGGTACCGCAAGGAGCCTAAAGCTAAGCCGGAATTTGTCCATACACTGAATGGCTCCGCACTTGCTGTTGGCCGTACGGTAGCCGCTATTCTGGAGAATTATCAGCAGGAAGACGGTACAGTATTGATTCCTGCAGTACTGCAGCCGTATATGCGGAATGTGAAAGCGATCAGTCCGAAGGCTGCTCAATAATTATACTTGCGAAGGCTTGCTCTGTGTGGTATACTTTCTAATGCATGTGAAATTTTGATGCATTGGAGAGGTACCGAAGCGGTCATAACGGGGCGGTCTTGAAAACCGTTAGGGTGCAAGCCCACATGGGTTCGAATCCCATCCTCTCCGCCATTCCTTCAGAAATGAATTCAATACATGAAGATAGAAGCTGCCTTCCTTGGAAGGCGGCTTTTTTACATCTTCAGAAAGTATATATTGAGGTCCCTGGGCAAGGGTCCTTGCCTCACGGAGGAGGAGGAGCGGTCCGGGAACCGGTGCCGCCAAGTATAAAAACCTCCTTTTCTCCGCAATGTAATAGGGAAGGAGGCTGATAATAACGATGAACCGAGAATTACAGCTGGATCAGCAAAGTCTGGTGTCTGCTTGGCAGGAGCGTCTGCCTGCTTTAATGGAGGATGGAGACAGCTTTAGCGTACAGGGTGATGCAGCGGACCCTAGCAGTCTGCTGGTTCATTTTAATGCTGCCGGACGTCAGGCGTATTCCCTGGACTTTCGTTGTACTTATGTCGACAGCCGTGAGGTTGCAGTAAGTCTAATTGATGCCGAAGAAGCTGGACGCCAGACGGATGAACGCTCCGATGCAGTTCAGCTTTTGGCCCAGCGGTACACCAGACAGATTCATGAATGCGCCCAGGCGCTTCAAGACCTGACCAATCCCTAGGAGGCAAACCTACAAATGAGCAAACCCAAAAGCATGCCTGCGCCAGGTTCGGAAGATAACCATCAGGAGCGCCGGAAGGAACATAAGTTCTCCGGACCTGAACCGCTTTCCGGCTCCAAAAAGGTTAAGCAGGCTAACCATGTAGATCATCATAACCGTCAAGGCTGATTTTTTTAGAGTGATTTTAAGAAAGAAATGTTTCTCAAAATTGCCAAATGGTTTATCATAAGGGAGGGAAGAAATAGTTTACATGGGAGAGGAGATTTTTAATGAAGAGAAAATGGGGGTTGTCCGCTGCCGCACTGCTGCTAACCGCTGCAGTAATTTTACCCGGCTGCGCCAACAAGGAGCAAGCGCCTAAGGAGGCACTGAAATCTGCTGCGATCAAAGCGACCACTCTGAAATCGTATGAGATGAAGAGTAAGCTGGTGATTAATAATCTGGCTATAGATGCGCCGGCAAACGGCGAGTCGGATGGGTCAACAGCCCAGGTGCTCAGTATGCTGAAAAACGCCGATATCACTATTGACGGTGTTTATCAGGCAGATCCAATGCAGACCGAAATGACGATGGTACTCAATCTGAAGGGTGATATGACGATGTCCTTCACGATTCCAATGGTCATAACTAAGGAGAAGGTATATTTCAAAATACCGTCGATCCCATTCCTGCCGCTTCCGGAAACAGTGGTCGGCAAGTTTGTAGAGCTTGATCTGAAGGAGCTGGCTGAGCAGGGAGGAACCGAATGGAATCCTGGTTCTCTTGATACTCAGAAGATGCAGAAGCTCTCCAATGAGGTGCTTAACACATTGATGGGCGAGTATGATGATACAACATACTTCAAGAACATTAAGCCGAAGGACGCCGCTTTGCCCGAGGGTGTGGAAGCAGATCAGGTGGTTCAGTTCAACGTAACCAATGACAACGTCAAAGAGGCGCTTACGATTCTTGTAAATAATGCCTTGCCGAAGATTATCGATATCGTGAGCAAACCGGAATATAAGGATGTTCTGAAAATTGACGATGCCGACATGGCTAAATTCAAAGAAGAGCTGAATTCCAGTGATGCCCGCGCAGAATTCGATAAGGACTTGGCCGATTTAGGCAAATATCTGACCATCAACAAATTCAATCTGAATACAGCGATCAACAAAGATGATTTTCCGGTGTATCAGGATCTTCTGATGGACATTAAGGTGAACGATCCAGACAAGGGCGAGAATGTCAGCTTGTCCTTAACCGCCAGCAATCAATACAGTAAAATCAATGAAAAGCAGACCTTCACCATCGGCATTCCTCAGGGAGACGATGTTATTACGATGGATGAGCTGCAGCAGGAATTTGGAAGCATCGGCAGCTCCTACTAAGCAGGCAGTTTGAAATCAAAAATCCCGCATCTGTGCGAAGTCTTCGCGCTTGTGCGGGATTTTTTATGATATCCATAATAGGGGGAGAGCTTGTACCGGGGAAATTTGTCATTACTCCTGTGGCCGGACATCATCAGCGAGAATAGCGTAAGTGCGGTGATCCTGCCATTGTCCATTTATTTTAATAAAACGGCGGGCTATGCCCTCAGCCAGGAACCCGTTCTTCTCCAAGACCCGGCGGGAGCCGTGATTATGAAGCAGAATGGCGGCTTGCACTCTATGCAGGCCAAGGGAGCGGAAGGCGAACTTCAGGATAAGGCCTACGGCTGCGCTGGTGTATCCTTGTCCCTGCAGCGCATAATCAATGAAATAGCCTATATCCGCAAACTGTCCAACCCCACGTACTACATTAGAGATCGTAATCTGTCCAATCAGCATGCCATCAAGTAAAAATATACCGAACATGTAGCCCCGGTCCTCCAGGGAGTCCTCCACACGCTGAGCAATGAGCCGCTGCTGGCTCTCCAGTGTGAAGTAGTCCTCGTCCCGCAGCGGTTCAAAGGGTTGATGATGTTCTTTATTGCGCAGCCGCAGCCGGAGGAGTACATCAGCATCCTGGACCTGGAGCAGAGAAATATAAATGCCATGTGACGTGTCATATAACTTCTGATTCATGGGGGTTCTCCTTACTTTGAAGATTTCTTGCGCAGCTGCTGGAAAAAAGTGGTCAGCAGTCCAGCGCATTCCTGCTGCAATATACCTTGAATGACCTCGGTGCGGTGATTAAAGCGCGGTTCCTTCAGAAGATTCATGAGTGTGCCTGCACAGCCGGCTTTGGGATCCGGGGTGCCGAAGACCGTAAGCGGCACTCTGGACTGGACCATGGCCCCTGCACACATAGGGCAGGGCTCCAAGGTAACGTACAGGTGGCAATCCAGGAGACGCCACGAACCAAGCAAGGCACTGGCTTCACGAATCGCAACCATCTCCGCATGGGCGGTGGAATCCATCGTTGTCTCCCGCAGGTTATAGCCGCGGCCGATAATCTTTCCATCACGGACAACTACGGCTCCTATGGGAACCTCGCCTAAAGCTTCCGCTTTGCGGGCCTCCGCAATTGCTTCTTTCATCCAATATTCATGAACCGCCAATTCCTCAGAGGACAGTTCATCATTTATACTGTTCAAGCTCATCTTCCCTTCTGTAAATGCCCCTTGTGCAACGAACAAATATTCGTTCTTAACAAATTGTGTACAACTCTGTGGATAAGGCTCGACTTATACACAAAATTGTGCACATCGCAATCTGATAAAATGTTTATATGTGTATAACCTGTGGATGGTTTCTTATCCATTGTAGAGAAAGTGTCTGCATAATTCAATATTTCCCGAAACAGCCAGCGAGAGTGAAATGTCTTTTCAAATGGGGAGGCAAAAGGTATGATAATGTTTGAATGCTCCGCTAGGATTTACCAGCGGTAAGAGGTGAAAATACAGCTTGTCCATAAAAACTAAGTTATCGGCAATCATTTTCGGATCGGTGCTCTTAATTCTGGCGCTTAATCTAACACTTAATCTTCATGCCGCCCGGAGCAACCTTCGCAATGAAAGTGTGAAGAATATGAAGATGGCCGCCAGACAGATTGCCGTTTCGGTCGAGCAGAGCAGCTATAGCTCTAATTATGTCCAGCATCAAATTGCCCAGAACCTCAGATTGACCGCTATTCTGGCTTCCAAAGAGCTTGATCCCGATATTAAGAATGTGAAGGACGCTCAACTGGTTGCGCTGGCCCACAAACTGGGAGTGTCTAATATTTCGCTCCTGGTCAAGACTGAGGATGATGTGGTTGTAGCCAGATCCTCAGATCCCGGTGAGATTGGTCTGTCTACCAAAGGTATGGGCTATTGGTACGTGGCATTTTTGGAGCTGTTTGCGGGTCAGGAGGTTTCCGTTGAGCAGGGGCAGAGCTTTGAGCATTTTTGGTCAGGGCCCTTTGAATATTCTACCTCCAATCCGAAGTTTATCGAGAAGTGGGGATACTACTATGATCAAAAGAGCAATTACATTATAGATCCTTACATCCGCAGCACCGCCGTAAGTGATTATGTCAAGATTATGAATCCCGATGAGATTGTCCGCCAGTCCAAGGAGGTTAATCCGGGCATTCTGGAGGTCACAGGGATCAATCCCAAAACCTTTGGAGTATCCACTATGCTCCCGGATGGCAGTGATCCTACAAATCAGAAGCTGAGAAGCCGGGCGATTAAGTATGGCACATACATTTATGGCAATGTAGAAGAGGACAAGACGGCTGTTATGGAAGCTCTTAGCAGCGGCAGCCCTCTGACACTGGACACGCAGGCGCTGGGTAAAAGAGTGCTGAAAACCTTTATTCCTATTACGCAGCCGGGCGTGGAGG
This genomic interval carries:
- the guaB gene encoding IMP dehydrogenase — encoded protein: MWEDKFGKEGLTFDDVLLVPRKSEVLPKEVDLSTVLSKNVKLNIPLMSAGMDTVTEAAMAIAIAREGGIGIIHKNMSVEQQAEEVDRVKRSESGVITNPFSLTPDHWVSDAEVLMGKYRISGVPIVDEGNKLVGILTNRDLRFIHDFNIQIKEVMTHENLVTAAVGTTLQEAEVILQRHKIEKLPLVDENNILKGLITIKDIEKAIQFPNGAKDAQGRLLVGAAIGISKDTFERTEALIKAGVDLITVDSAHGHHINIIDAVRKLRELYPDLTIVAGNVATGEATRELIEAGASVVKVGIGPGSICTTRVIAGIGVPQITAIYDCATVAREYGIPIIADGGIKYSGEITKAIAAGASAVMMGSLFAGTEESPGESEIYQGRKFKVYRGMGSMSAMKQGSKDRYFQDDDKKLVPEGIEGRVAFKGSLSDTVHQLLGGLRSGMGYCGTKTLTELRNDTSFIRITGAGLRESHPHDVQITKEAPNYSL
- the pdxT gene encoding pyridoxal 5'-phosphate synthase glutaminase subunit PdxT: MKIGVLALQGAVTEHIVSIEKTGAQGLPIKRAEQLEEIEGLIIPGGESTTIGKLMRKYGFIEAIRDFAGRGKPVFGTCAGMIVLAKRIDGGEPAHLELMDITVARNAFGRQRESFECDLDVKGIDEPVRAVFIRAPLITEVGPDVDVLTVYKDEIVTARQGNLLVSSFHPELTDDYRLHQYFADMVEHSAAANQ
- the serS gene encoding serine--tRNA ligase; this encodes MLDVKILRSDYARVEEALNKRGKSLELIAGFPQLDLRRRELLQETEGLKNRRNTVSGEVAKKKKNGEPADDLIAEMRTVSDRIKELDDEVRELETRIEELTMNIPNIPHESVPVGKSEEENVEIRRWSQPREFGFTPKSHWELAQQLDIIDFEAAAKVTGSRFAFYKGLGARLERALINFMMDLHSGEHNYEEMLPPYIVNKDSLYGTGQLPKFEEDLFKLRDTEYYLIPTAEVPVTNYYREEILTAADLPKYHVAYSSCFRSEAGSAGRDTRGLIRQHQFNKVELVKLTTPETSYEELEKMTADAERVLQLLELPYRVLGLCTGDMGFTSAKTYDLEVWLPESGMYREISSCSNTEDFQARRANIRYRKEPKAKPEFVHTLNGSALAVGRTVAAILENYQQEDGTVLIPAVLQPYMRNVKAISPKAAQ
- a CDS encoding small acid-soluble spore protein P; translated protein: MSKPKSMPAPGSEDNHQERRKEHKFSGPEPLSGSKKVKQANHVDHHNRQG
- a CDS encoding D-alanyl-D-alanine carboxypeptidase family protein translates to MKTATVGLLLNILASPVNSALADAVKTPATTESGTAATNKTKAKATAAKIPSVESLGLKLRSAVLLEPTTGEVLLSLNADVPLPPASMTKMMTEYLVTEAVNKGQLSWDQKVVVQENASKQIGSRIFLAQGDEHTVKELYIAMAVGSANDATVALAEEVAGSEQEFVAMMNETAQKMGMKTAYFINSTGLNRADMPAKFQPDTDRETVMSAMDAAILAKHIVTDHPDFTDFTTIQSYKFRDRDKAPMINYNWMLEANKNVTNFKAYAYPGLDGLKTGHTNDAGNCFTGTAVRDGMRLISVVMGADSEPHRFTETKKVLDFGFNNFEVKQVVAPKAVIAGNETVPVLKGKNKTVPVVTDAGVTFIVPKGTASPQIKTAVVINDPATLVAPIAGASKVGKVTYSYQVEGITQVQEKTVNLITAEEAEKAGWFKLLMRAIGEFFGDLFKGIKNLF
- a CDS encoding DUF6612 family protein, coding for MKRKWGLSAAALLLTAAVILPGCANKEQAPKEALKSAAIKATTLKSYEMKSKLVINNLAIDAPANGESDGSTAQVLSMLKNADITIDGVYQADPMQTEMTMVLNLKGDMTMSFTIPMVITKEKVYFKIPSIPFLPLPETVVGKFVELDLKELAEQGGTEWNPGSLDTQKMQKLSNEVLNTLMGEYDDTTYFKNIKPKDAALPEGVEADQVVQFNVTNDNVKEALTILVNNALPKIIDIVSKPEYKDVLKIDDADMAKFKEELNSSDARAEFDKDLADLGKYLTINKFNLNTAINKDDFPVYQDLLMDIKVNDPDKGENVSLSLTASNQYSKINEKQTFTIGIPQGDDVITMDELQQEFGSIGSSY
- the pdxS gene encoding pyridoxal 5'-phosphate synthase lyase subunit PdxS, producing the protein METGTSRVKRGMAEMQKGGVIMDVMNAEQAKIAEAAGAVAVMALERVPSDIRAAGGVARMADPTIVEEVIKVVSIPVMAKARIGHYVEAKVLESLGVDYLDESEVLTPADEVFHINKREFTVPFVCGAKDLGEALRRINEGASMIRTKGEPGTGNIVEAVRHMRYINSQIRKVTNLSLDELYNEAKTLGVPYDLLLEVHELGKLPVVNFAAGGVATPADAALMMHLGADGVFVGSGIFKSDNPEKFARAIVEATTHFTDYKLIAEVSKNLGTPMKGIDIASLSPAERMSERGR